The Miscanthus floridulus cultivar M001 chromosome 7, ASM1932011v1, whole genome shotgun sequence genome includes a region encoding these proteins:
- the LOC136463324 gene encoding uncharacterized protein: MVSVNDDGGGGGNKSAVEERHHHHHVTRSSSERAMRCLTDEDLDELRGSFELGFVFDEETGGAQLRDTLPALEFYFAVNRQLSDPKLRTLAAASPTSTLSAVSSSSTLADIPSPRSPNASATASGGADAWKIFTPGDNPQFVKTRLRHWAQVVACSINHG; the protein is encoded by the exons ATGGTATCGGTAAACGACGACGGAGGAGGCGGTGGCAACAAGAGCGCCGTCGAGGaacggcatcatcatcatcatgttacgaGGTCTTCGTCGGAGCGCGCAATGAGGTGCCTGACCGACGAGGACCTTGACGAGCTCCGGGGCTCCTTCGAGCTCGGGTTCGTATTCGACGAGGAGACCGGCGGCGCCCAGCTCCGCGACACGCTCCCCGCCCTCGAATTCTACTTCGCTGTGAACCGGCAGCTGTCGGACCCCAAGCTGCGGACGCTGGCGGCGGCGAGCCCCACGTCGACGCTGTCGGCCGTGTCATCGTCGTCCACTCTCGCCGACATCCCGAGCCCACGCAGCCCCAATGCCAGCGCAACCGCGTCCGGCGGCGCCGACGCATGGAAGATTTTTACCCCAG GTGACAACCCTCAGTTTGTGAAGACGAGGCTGAGGCACTGGGCGCAGGTGGTGGCTTGCTCCATCAATCACGGCTGA